The region TCACCGCCGCCGCCGCCCGGAGGAACTCGAGATGTCCCTTTCCCCGCGAGATCCGCCCGACGAGGCCGACGAGCGGCGCGTCCATGCGGATCCCGAACTCGGCGCGCACCTCCGCGCGGAAGGATCTTCCATCCTTGAAGCGTTGAAGATCGACCCCGTTCGGGATCGTCACGATCCGCTCGGGAGGGATCGGCGTCCTTTTCAACAAGTTCTCCCGGATCGCCGAGGAGATCGAGACGACGCGCGCCGTGCGCGAGAAGAGGAAGCGATGAGCCGGGTCCTTCTTGTCGATCGAAGAGGCGACGTGCTTCGTGAGGATCACCGGAACCCCTCCGGCCAGGCGCGCCGCCGGAACGAGGGTCCAGAGATCCTTCGAGTACTCGGCGTGGACGACCCGGACGGCGTTCTTCCGGAAGAGCCGAGCGGCGCGAAGGACTGTGAGGGGAGCGATGTAGCTTCCCGAGAGAATCGGGAAGACCGCGAGATCCCGCTCGCGCGCCTCCCGCTCGATGGGAGTTCCCCTTCCCGCGAGGAAGAGAACCGGATACCCGCGCTTCGCGAGCGCGGCGGCGGAGAGAACCGCCTCCATCTCCATTCCTCCCCACGAGGGGGAGGAGCAGGCGACGGCGAGGGCGGGCTTCTCATGCTGCGTCATCGTTCGACTCCCCGTGTTCGTTTCGCGCGCAGCGCCTCCCGCACGCGGGCATACTTGAGGTACGAATGACGCGCCGAGAGCGCGGCGATGAGAAACCCGCGCCAACCGTCCAGGAAGCCGAACCGGAGGATCAAGCTCTTTACGAACGTCGCGGGCGGATGGACGAGAAGACGGAGAACGGATCCACCCTCTCCCTTCGCGGCGAGGTCCTCGGCCGCGAGACGCGTGAAGCGGTCGATCGTGGAGAAGTGGTCCGCGAGCGTGCGGAACGAGTAGTGGAGGATCGGGTTCCGGAGCGCGCCGGCCGGGCCGTCGATCGCGACGCTCTCATGCACGCTCCCCCCCGTCCATCGCCCGCGGTCCTTGCGGAAGAGCCGGAGCTTCCGGTCCGGATACCACGTGCCGTGGCGGACGAAGCGTCCGAGATACCAGGTGAGCCGCGGGATGCGGAAGCCGGCCGAGGATGTTCCTTGCTCGAGGACCGCTTCGATCTCTGCGCGGAGCGCCTCGGGGACCCTCTCGTCGGCGTCGATGTTGAGAATCCAGGGCCCCCGCGCGCGGTCGGTCGCCCATTGCTTCTGGTCGGTGAACCCCGAGAACGCCCGCTGATGGATCCGGTCGGTGAAGCGCCTCGCGATCTCCACGGTCCGATCGCTCGAATGAGAGTCGACGAGCACGATCTCGTCCGCCCAGGAGACGCTCCGAAGGCACTCCTCGATCTCGTCCTCCTCGTTTCTCGTGATGATGACGACGGAGAGCGCCTCCCTCATGCCGGTCGAGCCTCCTGTTCGACGCGCGCGCGGATCGCCTCGCGGAGATCGCGCGGGTCGATCCGCTCCATGCAAGGATGGTGCGGGCAGCGCGCGCCTTTGCATCGAATGCGCGCCGGGCATTCGACCGGCGGGACGAGCACCGCGGCGCGCTCCGTCCGCGGTCCCCATCGAGCCGGGCTCTGCGAGGGAAGAGGCGGGTAGGGGGACGCGACCGGAACGCCGAGCGCGGCCGCCGCGTGGAGGGGACCCGTGCTCGGCGCGATGAATAGGTTGAGGTGTGAAAGAAGACCGAAGAAGGAGCGGAGGGTTCCCCCTCCGGCGGCGACGAACGCGCCGGGGCCGATCGCGCGCGCGAGGCGCTCGGCGCGCGGGCGCTCGGAGGCGCTTCCGGTAAGAACAATCGACCATCCGTCGTCGCGGAGAAGACGTCCGAGGAGGAGGTCGTGCTCCTCCGGCCAGCGGAGAGCGGAGTCGCCGGAGCCCGCGTGGAGGCCCGCGAGAGGGCTTCTTCCCCCCGCGCCGCACCGCTCGAGAAGGCGCGCCCCCTCCTCGCGCTCGCTCTCCGCGAGAAAGAGGAGGGGAGAGGACGCGCCGCACGCGCGCCCGCCGGTCACGAGAGGGGCGAACGCCGCGTCGAGCTCCGACTGATGGCGCGGCGAGCGGGAGCGCGTCTGGCGGATTCCTCGGTTCAGAAAGAGGAACGACGAAGGGCGCGAGAGAGGTCCCGTTCGAAACGGGATCCCCGCTCTCCAAACGGCCGCGCACGCCCGAAAGGAGGGGTTCAAGAGGATCGCCGCCTCGGGGCGGCGGGCGGCGAGGGCGCGCGACATCTCCCGCGCGTCGTTCCTCCAGAGGATCGTCTCGTCGACGTGCGGGTTCCGCTCGATGACGGGCGCCGCGTAGGGCGAGGCGAACGAGAGCACGCGCGCCTCGGGCGAGGCCTCCTTGATCGCCTGGAACAGGGGGGTCGTGAGGATGAGGTCTCCCATCCGGTCGGTCCGGATCACGGCGATCGTTTTTGCATCAACGATCTTCGCCCGCGTCTCACGCACCGGGAGATCCTCCCGGCCCCCGGCGGGGCTCTGCTCCTTCCAACAACCGTTCCGCCTCGCGCGCGATCCGGTCCGCGTCGATTCCGGGAAGGCAGATCCAATTCCCGAGGGGGCACTCGCGCGAGCCGTGGTCGGAGCAGGGGGCGCACGGCGCGTCGCTTCGAACGACGAGGACCTTCCCGTCGAAACGAAACTGCTCGGGGCCGGTCGGCCCGAAGAGGGCGACCGCCGGGGTCCCCGCGGCGCACGCGAGGTGGAGGGCGCCCGAGTCGTTCCCGACGAAGAGGGCGGCGCGCGAGAGAAGCGCGGCGAGGACCTCGAGAGAAGTCCTTCCGGTCCAATCGACGGCCGGTCCGGCCCGCGCGGCCTCATCCGCCGCCCCCGCGTCCTCCGCCCCGCCGACGAGCACGCTCTGCATTCCGCGCCGAGCGAGGATCGCGGCCAGCTCGCCGAAACGAACCCCCGGCCACCTCTTCGTCGGCCAGGCCGAGCCGAGCGCGAGGACGGCGAAGGGGGGATGAACACTTGATGCACGAAGAAGATCCTCGGCCGCCGCCGCGTCTTCCTCGTTGAAGTAAGCCTCGGTCCGCTCGTCCTTCGCCTCGATGCCGAGCGGTTCGAGCAGGCGGAGTTTGCGCCGAACGAAAGTCGACTCCCATCGGCTGTACGGGACCGTGTCGGTGTAGAAAACCGCGCTCGGGGGGTGGTCGAAGCCGATTCTTCGCCCGGCCCCCGTCGCGAGGGCGAGCCATCCGCTCCGAAGGGAGCGATGCGCGGAGATCACGAGATCGAAGCGTCTCCGGCGAAGGTCTCGGGCGAGCCGCGCCGAGGCCCGCGCGCCCCTCTCGCTCCCCCGCTTGTCGAAGACGATCCGGTCGTCGATGTGAGGCGATCGCCGCACGATCCCCGCAGTTCTCGGCGCGTGGAGGAGCGCGATCGCGGCTTCCGGGGCCGCCCGCCGGAGCTCGCGGAGGAGAGGGGTCGTGAGCACCATGTCGCCGACGAACCCGGTCTGGATGACGAGGATGTTCCGGTAGGGGATGATCGGTGCGGCTTCCATCGCGGTTTCCGAGTCTATCGGAAGGGGATCGGCGGCTCAATCTCCGGGAGGATCGCTCCCGAGCGCCGCCCGCGCCCTCTCCGCGAGAGGCGAACCCGGCGCGATCCGGAGAACCTCCCGCCAGGCGGCCTCAGCTTCCTCGGTCCGCCCGACTCCGGCGAGCGCGTTCCCGAGGAGCCACCTCGCCGCGGCGTCCCCCCGCTCCTCGCGAAGGGCGCGCTCGAGATGGGGAAGCGCCTCCGCGGGGCGCTCCCCGGCGAGCAGGATCTCGGCAAGATGGAGGCGCGCGCTCCGGTACGTCTCGTCCGCCTCGAGCGCCGCGCCGAAGGCCCGCGCCGCCCCCTCGAGATCCCCCTCCGCCTTTCGAGCGAGGCCGAGGTTCGCGTGGAAGGAGGGATCGTGCGGCCAGAGCCGCGCGGCCCGCTCGAACGCCTCCGCCGCCTCGCGCATTCGGCCGGCTCGATAGCAGGCGCGGCCCAGATTCGACCATGCGTCGAAATACGTCGAATCGATCGCCACCGCATGAAGCAAATCCTCGATCGCCGCGTCGAGATCGTCCCGCGTCATCTCGAGGACCGCGCGGTTGTTGAGCGCGGGGGCGTACCAATCGCTCGATCGGTCCACGCGCGCGTATTCCTCGAGCGCCCGCTCGAAGTCCCCGTTTTTCTGCGCGGCCCATCCCTCGTTGAAACGGGTTTGTGATTCGTCCCTCTCCGGCTCGCTCGGGTTCCAGTTGACGAGGAGAAGAGCCGCGGCGAGGAGGGCGAGAAGGCGTACGAGCGTCCCTCGGGGGCCGCGCCGCGCCCGGACGATCGCGGCGAGCCCCGCCGAGGCGTACACGACGAGGATCGGGACGAGAGGGAGCCGGTACCTCGCGTTCACGAAG is a window of Candidatus Eisenbacteria bacterium DNA encoding:
- a CDS encoding glycosyltransferase family 2 protein; amino-acid sequence: MREALSVVIITRNEEDEIEECLRSVSWADEIVLVDSHSSDRTVEIARRFTDRIHQRAFSGFTDQKQWATDRARGPWILNIDADERVPEALRAEIEAVLEQGTSSAGFRIPRLTWYLGRFVRHGTWYPDRKLRLFRKDRGRWTGGSVHESVAIDGPAGALRNPILHYSFRTLADHFSTIDRFTRLAAEDLAAKGEGGSVLRLLVHPPATFVKSLILRFGFLDGWRGFLIAALSARHSYLKYARVREALRAKRTRGVER
- a CDS encoding glycosyltransferase family 9 protein — protein: MEAAPIIPYRNILVIQTGFVGDMVLTTPLLRELRRAAPEAAIALLHAPRTAGIVRRSPHIDDRIVFDKRGSERGARASARLARDLRRRRFDLVISAHRSLRSGWLALATGAGRRIGFDHPPSAVFYTDTVPYSRWESTFVRRKLRLLEPLGIEAKDERTEAYFNEEDAAAAEDLLRASSVHPPFAVLALGSAWPTKRWPGVRFGELAAILARRGMQSVLVGGAEDAGAADEAARAGPAVDWTGRTSLEVLAALLSRAALFVGNDSGALHLACAAGTPAVALFGPTGPEQFRFDGKVLVVRSDAPCAPCSDHGSRECPLGNWICLPGIDADRIAREAERLLEGAEPRRGPGGSPGA
- a CDS encoding glycosyltransferase family 9 protein, producing MRETRAKIVDAKTIAVIRTDRMGDLILTTPLFQAIKEASPEARVLSFASPYAAPVIERNPHVDETILWRNDAREMSRALAARRPEAAILLNPSFRACAAVWRAGIPFRTGPLSRPSSFLFLNRGIRQTRSRSPRHQSELDAAFAPLVTGGRACGASSPLLFLAESEREEGARLLERCGAGGRSPLAGLHAGSGDSALRWPEEHDLLLGRLLRDDGWSIVLTGSASERPRAERLARAIGPGAFVAAGGGTLRSFFGLLSHLNLFIAPSTGPLHAAAALGVPVASPYPPLPSQSPARWGPRTERAAVLVPPVECPARIRCKGARCPHHPCMERIDPRDLREAIRARVEQEARPA